Proteins from a single region of Juglans microcarpa x Juglans regia isolate MS1-56 chromosome 5S, Jm3101_v1.0, whole genome shotgun sequence:
- the LOC121267130 gene encoding uncharacterized protein LOC121267130: MYDLQPYFLRSSSRSSYKESMDNDSGAWNDDDNIEENDTSAEGSSSNASNTFDFDTWAEWYAWSSRNNGTEEAVLLLSMLMEEQQSHAQRRMPRAQHNIGLRGYQYIIAVLNGHPNTYYEMFRMEVYAFRALCDHLRRDVSLRDSSREVTVEKALGMFCYTVGHGVVQRNAANLFQHSVETINRHVYNVMRALCRLSRRVIKPSQTTGVMPYIEGNLRLYPWFEVNIDHYMIDPFIA, encoded by the exons ATGTATGACTTGCAGCCCTACTTTCTACGCTCATCCAGCAGGTCCTCGTACAAG gaaagcATGGACAATGATAGCGGTGCGTGGAATGATGACGACAATATCGAGGAGAATGACACGAGTGCGGAGGGCTCTAGTAGTAACGCATCAAatacatttgattttgatacatgggcGGAATGGTACGCATGGTCTAGCCGTAACAATGGTACGGAAGAAGCGGTTCTTCTTTTGAGCATGTTGATGGAGGAGCAGCAATCCCATGCCCAACGTCGTATGCCCAGGGCACAACATAACATTGGCTTGCGTGGTTATCAGTACATCATCGCAGTACTTAATGGACATCCTAACACCTATtacgagatgttccgaatggaGGTATATGCATTCCGGGCCTTATGTGATCATTTACGTAGAGATGTTAGCTTGCGTGATTCGTCACGAGAGGTCACGGTTGAGAAAGCATTAGGAATGTTTTGCTACACTGTCGGACATGGTGTCGTTCAACGGAATGCAGCTAACTTGTTTCAACATTCGGTTGAAACTATAAATCGACATGTGTACAACGTAATGCGTGCATTATGTCGCCTATCGCGCCGTGTGATTAAACCGAGCCAGACAACTGGGGTGATGCCTTATATTGAAGGAAATCTAAGACTTTATCCATGGTTCGAGGTAAATATTGACCATTACATGATCGATCCTTTCATAGCATAA
- the LOC121267547 gene encoding pentatricopeptide repeat-containing protein At5g66520-like produces MLVSLSRRLLNPTNHLVSWSTKSFNSWALAIRNASSPQKALYLYSRMHQLSLPFDSFSLHFTIKACAQLQSRIIIQHFHAHIIKVGFCCHVYVATSMLQAYVVTSFESACLLFDEIPERNTVTWNTMISGYSRTGDVERARAVFDEMPLRDVVSWSAMIAAYVNSGNPDRGLALFRDMMACETLKPDQVTVGSVLSGCAHMGSLGVLVGKSVHGFITKNGWELNVELGTVLVDMYTKCGYMKNASQVFELMPERNVVTWTALICGSAQNGFSKEALTLFEMMRTAGVRPNELTLTGILSACMHTGLVEEGRKYFKMIEECGLEPRIQHYGCMVDMLGKAGLLEEAYEVIRTMRWEPNAVVWGSFLSACREHKHFEMAEKVIDQVLRMVKPENDGGVYSLISDLYVLGEKWDEAERLRKLMAEENVRKARGSSFIRSR; encoded by the coding sequence ATGCTCGTCAGTCTCTCCCGTCGCCTACTGAACCCCACGAACCACTTGGTTTCCTGGTCCACCAAAAGCTTCAACTCATGGGCATTAGCTATCAGAAATGCTTCTTCTCCACAGAAAGCCTTGTACCTATACTCGAGAATGCATCAGTTATCTCTCCCATTTGATAGCTTTTCGCTTCATTTCACAATAAAAGCTTGTGCCCAGTTGCAGAGCCGGATCATTATTCAACACTTCCATGCCCATATTATCAAGGTAGGCTTCTGTTGCCACGTCTACGTAGCCACGTCTATGCTTCAGGCGTACGTTGTCACGTCGTTTGAGAGTGCCTGCTTGCTATTTGATGAAATTCCGGAAAGAAATACAGTCACGTGGAATACGATGATTTCCGGGTATTCGAGGACAGGGGATGTGGAGAGAGCGCGTGCAGTTTTTGATGAAATGCCACTGAGGGATGTCGTATCGTGGTCTGCCATGATAGCTGCGTACGTGAATAGCGGAAATCCTGACCGTGGGTTAGCACTCTTTAGAGATATGATGGCGTGTGAGACTTTAAAACCTGACCAAGTCACTGTGGGATCAGTTCTATCGGGGTGTGCCCACATGGGTTCTCTAGGAGTTTTGGTGGGGAAATCAGTCCATGGGTTTATCACGAAGAATGGGTGGGAGTTAAATGTGGAACTTGGTACAGTTTTGGTTGACATGTATACCAAATGCGGCTACATGAAGAATGCAAGCCAGGTCTTTGAACTGATGCCAGAAAGGAATGTCGTGACTTGGACTGCATTGATTTGTGGGTCGGCACAAAATGGCTTCAGCAAAGAGGCATTGACTTTGTTTGAGATGATGCGAACAGCTGGTGTAAGACCCAACGAATTGACTCTAACTGGGATTCTTAGTGCATGTATGCATACAGGATTAGTCGAGGAGGGCCGTAAATATTTCAAGATGATTGAAGAATGTGGCTTGGAGCCAAGAATCCAACATTATGGGTGCATGGTTGATATGCTAGGTAAGGCGGGACTGTTAGAGGAGGCTTATGAGGTTATTAGGACAATGAGATGGGAACCCAATGCTGTTGTCTGGGGTTCATTCTTGTCAGCTTGTAGGGAGCATAAGCACTTTGAGATGGCTGAGAAAGTAATTGATCAAGTGTTGAGGATGGTAAAACCAGAGAATGATGGAGGGGTTTATTCCCTTATTTCTGATTTGTATGTTTTGGGTGAGAAGTGGGATGAAGCAGAAAGGTTGAGGAAATTAATGGCTGAAGAAAATGTGAGGAAGGCTAGAGGCTCTAGTTTCATCAGAAGCCGATAA